From a region of the Pseudanabaena sp. ABRG5-3 genome:
- the prmA gene encoding 50S ribosomal protein L11 methyltransferase produces MSPSSIIINNWWEIQVLAEQSLEEQIFWRLQNFGCQGMVTHKKDGQIRVNSYLPMEKGTVLDLAALALWLKQDAIACNYEAPMTQWTVINDEDWSSSWKQHWSPQEIGDMLVIYPAWIDPPTDSDRKILRLDPGSAFGTGAHATTQLCLEALEMRLWGAKPEDNIVVADVGCGSGILSIGALLIGASQTYAIDNDILAIKATNHNRQLNDIPEEKIWVQEGSIQDLIANMPAPANGFTCNILADIIVDMVPYFDKLVGENGWGILSGILIEQVPKVADALDAHKWVVATFWKRQEWACLTIRRSEY; encoded by the coding sequence ATGTCACCTTCGAGCATCATCATCAATAACTGGTGGGAAATCCAAGTCCTCGCTGAACAATCTTTAGAAGAGCAAATTTTTTGGCGACTACAAAATTTTGGTTGCCAAGGTATGGTAACTCATAAAAAAGATGGGCAGATCCGTGTGAATAGTTACTTGCCAATGGAGAAGGGAACTGTTTTGGACTTAGCAGCTCTGGCTCTATGGCTCAAACAAGATGCGATCGCCTGCAATTACGAAGCACCGATGACTCAGTGGACTGTCATTAATGATGAGGACTGGTCATCGAGTTGGAAGCAACATTGGAGTCCGCAGGAAATTGGCGATATGTTGGTGATTTATCCTGCTTGGATTGACCCACCAACAGATAGCGATCGCAAGATCTTACGGCTTGATCCAGGGAGTGCCTTTGGTACTGGCGCTCATGCAACGACACAGTTATGTTTAGAAGCTTTAGAAATGCGTCTTTGGGGGGCAAAGCCTGAGGATAATATCGTGGTTGCTGATGTGGGTTGTGGTTCAGGGATTCTCAGTATCGGTGCTTTGTTAATTGGTGCTAGCCAAACCTATGCGATCGATAACGATATTTTGGCAATCAAGGCGACCAATCACAATCGTCAACTCAATGACATCCCTGAGGAAAAAATCTGGGTACAGGAAGGCAGTATTCAAGATTTGATTGCAAATATGCCTGCTCCTGCCAATGGTTTTACCTGCAATATCCTTGCCGACATCATTGTTGATATGGTTCCCTATTTCGATAAGCTGGTCGGTGAAAATGGCTGGGGGATTTTGAGTGGGATTTTGATCGAGCAAGTACCCAAGGTTGCCGATGCCCTTGATGCTCATAAGTGGGTGGTCGCAACTTTCTGGAAGCGTCAGGAATGGGCTTGTCTAACAATTAGGCGATCAGAATATTAA
- a CDS encoding DUF4346 domain-containing protein, with the protein MNLIVETDVLAQQIHQIDDELSKRSLALDPSGYFIIYVDRQKNLICAKHYSNFINEQGLAVDPETGKPIPAKGKVNRQAVQLFTGRTAKELCVEIFEKTQLCPVTLFDHAAYLGREAQRAELALLQQQEYIQD; encoded by the coding sequence ATGAATCTGATTGTGGAAACGGATGTACTTGCTCAACAAATCCATCAAATTGACGATGAATTATCTAAGCGATCGCTAGCTCTCGATCCCAGTGGCTACTTTATTATTTATGTTGATCGCCAAAAAAACCTAATTTGTGCGAAACACTATAGCAATTTCATAAATGAACAAGGTTTAGCAGTTGATCCTGAAACTGGTAAACCAATTCCTGCTAAAGGCAAGGTCAACCGCCAAGCCGTGCAATTGTTTACAGGTAGAACGGCCAAGGAACTCTGTGTAGAAATTTTTGAGAAAACCCAGCTTTGTCCTGTTACACTGTTCGACCATGCAGCGTATTTAGGACGAGAAGCACAACGTGCAGAATTAGCGTTGTTGCAGCAGCAAGAATATATCCAAGACTGA